One Tolypothrix bouteillei VB521301 DNA window includes the following coding sequences:
- the rpsU gene encoding 30S ribosomal protein S21 → MTQIIVGENEGIESALRRFKREVSKAGILPDLKKNRHFETPLEKNKRKAQAVARSKRYKRRTRA, encoded by the coding sequence ATGACCCAAATTATTGTGGGCGAAAATGAAGGGATTGAGTCAGCTTTACGCCGATTTAAGCGCGAAGTTTCCAAAGCAGGGATTCTTCCAGATTTGAAGAAAAATCGTCACTTTGAAACGCCCTTGGAAAAAAATAAGCGTAAAGCTCAAGCAGTTGCAAGATCCAAGCGGTATAAGAGACGCACTCGTGCTTAA